From a single Drosophila sulfurigaster albostrigata strain 15112-1811.04 chromosome 3, ASM2355843v2, whole genome shotgun sequence genomic region:
- the LOC133845908 gene encoding INO80 complex subunit B: MGKTEDRRSKRSKRQKPARFASPTESASSPVPTNVASEVDIEIATTPQITLTTPTHVKAAVSATPTPSINKAIESEPPTQRVRPASSTKTSPHVLPAAGNANAKKAKKRRNSDTSSDEERWLNAIETGKLEDVDDELKKIKDPKLMTARQRAMYERSQDAEPALSGFVEELIALPSGYREKEKPQTAEDIQKAALKSQKRKQQADERREKDKQKTMERLLKKQESGKQRAAARQKNQQKLSLPSLTYMNTLDGAYIMVPPGQEFPLQAQVADPPPRIQLCGIAGCGKRKIYSCSKTNTPLCSLACYRKNLAVV; encoded by the exons ATGGGCAAAACAGAAG ATCGTCGCTCCAAACGCAGTAAACGACAGAAACCAGCAAGATTTGCCTCGCCAACAGAGTCTGCCTCGTCGCCAGTTCCAACAAATGTAGCCTCCGAAGTTGACATCGAAATTGCAACAACTCCACAAATAACATtaacaacaccaacacatGTGAAAGCAGCAGTGTCTGCAACTCCAACTCCTTCAATTAACAAAGCAATTGAGTCAGAGCCTCCCACTCAACGCGTACGACCTGCGAGCAGCACAAAGACTTCGCCTCATGTTTTGCCGGCAGCTGGAAATGCGAATGCAAAAAAGGCGAAAAAACGTCGCAACAGCGACACGTCTAGCGACGAGGAGCGCTGGCTGAATGCCATTGAGACAGGTAAACTAGAGGATGTAGATGATGAGCTGAAAAAGATCAAGGATCCCAAGCTAATGACGGCACGTCAAAGAGCCATGTATGAAAGGAGCCAGGACGCTGAGCCTGCGCTCTCTGGCTTTGTCGAGGAGTTAATCGCACTGCCTAGCGGCTATCGGGAGAAGGAGAAGCCACAAACGGCCGAGGATATTCAGAAGGCCGCGCTCAAGTCAcagaaacgaaaacaacaagcGGACGAGCGCCGAGAAAAGGATAAACAAAAGACAATGGAGCGTCTGCTGAAGAAACAGGAGAGCGGCaagcagcgagcagcagcTCGTCAGAAAAATCAACAGAAACTCTCGCTGCCCTCGCTAACCTACATGAATACACTGGATGGCGCATACATTATGGTACCACCAGGTCAAGAGTTTCCGCTGCAAGCACAGGTTGCTGACCCCCCGCCACGCATTCAATTGTGCGGAATTGCAGGCTGTGGCAAGCGCAAGATATACAGCTGCTCCAAGACGAATACGCCGCTGTGCAGCCTAGCGTGTTATAGGAAAAATTTGGCGGTTgtctaa
- the LOC133845910 gene encoding intraflagellar transport protein 20 homolog, whose product MEELQKAGLYIDEIYRLRVQDPRIANQTIELRQECLEYSRNLQELKKFGEDFYKISNNFAKDVEKEKLRAIGTQNQLKTMAKQRQSEQQVYQSQILEQTVELERLKSEYQYLQRIESEQQDIINNFLMNQ is encoded by the coding sequence ATGGAAGAACTACAGAAAGCGGGACTATATATCGACGAAATCTATAGACTCCGTGTACAGGATCCAAGAATAGCAAATCAAACAATTGAATTGCGACAGGAATGCCTAGAGTACTCGCGAAACCTACAGGAGCTCAAGAAATTCGGCGAAGACTTCTACAAGATATCCAACAATTTCGCCAAGGATGTGGAAAAGGAAAAGTTGCGTGCAATTGGCACACAGAATCAACTAAAGACGATGGCCAAACAGCGGCAGAGCGAACAGCAAGTCTATCAGAGTCAGATACTCGAGCAGACGGTCGAGTTGGAGCGTTTGAAGAGCGAGTATCAGTATTTGCAACGCATTGAGTCTGAACAACAGGATATCATTAACAATTTCCTAATGAATCAATAA
- the LOC133845909 gene encoding BTB/POZ domain-containing adapter for CUL3-mediated RhoA degradation protein 3 — translation MSGDQKVLLKGHASQYVKLNVGGRLYYTTIGTLTKHNDTMLSAMFSGRMEVLTDSEGWILIDRCGNHFGILLNFLRDGSVPLPETNKEIAELLAEAKYYCITELAMSCERALYTHQEPKPICRIPLITSQKEEQLLISASSKPAVILVVQRQNNKYSYTSTSDDNLLKNIELFDKLSLRFNERILFIKDVIGPSEICCWSFYGHGKKVAEVCCTSIVYATDRKHTKVEFPEARIYEETLQVLLYENRNAPDQELLQATSSVRAGGVSGASMHQYTSDEEEERTGLARLRSNKRNNPT, via the exons ATGTCCGGGGATCAGAAGGTGCTGCTTAAGGGCCACGCCTCCCAGTACGTTAAGCTAAACGTAGGCGGGCGTTTGTATTACACGACAATTGGCACGCTGACCAAACACAATGACACAATGTTGAGCGCAATGTTCAGTGGCCGCATGGAGGTCTTGACTGATTCAGAAG GTTGGATTCTAATCGATCGCTGTGGCAATCACTTTGGCATACTGCTCAATTTCCTGCGAGATGGTAGCGTGCCGCTGCCGGAAACAAACAAAGAGATTGCTGAGCTACTGGCCGAAGCTAAATACTATTGCATCACAGAGCTGGCTATGTCCTGTGAGCGCGCCTTGTATACGCACCAGGAGCCGAAGCCCATCTGTCGCATACCGCTGATAACGTCGCAGAAGGAGGAGCAACTCTTGATCAGTGCATCGTCAAAGCCAGCAGTGATATTGGTGGTGCAGCGACAGAATAACAAATACTCATACACTAGCACTTCGGATGATAATCTGCTCAAAAATATTGAGTTGTTCGACAAGCTCTCGTTGCGCTTTAATGAGCGCATACTTTTCATTAAGGATGTGATTGGACCCAGTGAGATCTGTTGCTGGAGCTTCTATGGCCACGGCAAAAAGGTTGCCGAAGTCTGTTGCACATCCATTGTGTATGCCACCGATCGCAAGCATACGAAGGTGGAGTTTCCCGAGGCACGCATTTACGAGGAAACGTTGCAGGTGCTGCTATATGAGAATCGCAATGCTCCTGACCAAGAGCTGCTGCAGGCCACATCTTCGGTGCGTGCTGGCGGCGTCAGCGGGGCAAGCATGCATCAGTATACCAGCGATGAAGAGGAGGAGCGCACCGGGCTCGCTAGACTACGATCGAATAAACGCAACAATCCCACTTGA